The genomic DNA AAACTCATTTTCCTTTCTATTAAAAAATAAGGGTTTGTATAACATGACTCAAATTTTACAAGTGACAACCTCCCTCACATCAACAACAGTCAGGGAAGGCAAACCTGAACTAGACCTCGTGAAAGTGTAGTCCTTTCTTTCCATGATATCAGGATTCATTATGAAATATGCTTGTTGGTTCTCCGTCTTGATGGCCCACCAGGAAAGAGCTTCATAATCCATCCTAACACCCGTTCCACCACCTACAGAGAAATTAATATACTATTAGAGTTAGTCAGATGATATAAGCTCTATTATCCAGAAAGCATTTCAGTGCTGAAAATTAATATACTATTAGAGTTAGTCAGATGATATAAGCTCTATTATCCAGAAAGCATTTCAGTGCTCCATTTTCAGCACTGGTTGGATTGACAATGATACAGCAGGCTCAATCTTTCTCATAAGATAGCTTAAAGCACAGTTCACACCAAAAAGCATTTATAGTAACCGCTTAAGTTGGAATAACAAAAAATGATACACAATCATGTCGTGGTATGAAAGAGAGACGGAGAGAGACAAATGGTACCTCATCACCCTCGTCGGCATATGGAGTATTATCATGCATTATTTGAGACTCGGGTTGTCTTGCTGGGATATGCTCACTTGCCATACTTCGAGCTGTCAGAAGCTCTAATCTTTGAGTTTGAGCTTCAAGTTTCCTAGACAACTCGTTGTTCAACTCCTTCGTTCATTAATGAGAGTGCAAggataacataaataaataaacaatcactcaaaagaatataaaattcaaatatagaaaaaatCAACATATAATGAGTCCTTCAAAAAGTTTGCAAATGATGAATTGCGCATTAGAAATTCAAATGACCTAATGactaaataaaaaaggaaatataGTTTTTAGAGAATCCTCGTTAAATATGATAATGCTTAAAAATCCCAGGTGGCTAATTACTGGCTCTAGGACGAACCTTGTTAAATAAAGATGTTCTTCACTTCAATTTCTAGTTGAATAATTTTATCTTTTAGAAAATCCCTATAGATGTCAAGCAACAAGATCCAAATTGAACTAATACAAATAGCTTGAATTCCAAATATGTCAAGTTCAGGTAAATTACCTTCAGCTTTGAACTTTGAGATAACTCAGATGACAAAGCTTGTGTCAGTTCTTCTTTCTCCAATGTTAACTGCAATAAAGAAAGGCCATCCAATTATCATGACAGGCAAAGTAGCCACAACATAATTTCATATTTGTCAAAGGAGTAAAACAAAAAAAGGCCAAAAGAATATTTGAATCACATAACAGGAGCTACCTCTGAAATTAGAGAATTGATGTTCTGAATCATTCTCGTTTGATCAGGAGGGATATAGACAGAAGAAGCTTCAAACTGCTCATCATCATGCAGCAAGCTTAAACCAGAGGCATCATTGCTGTTATTCATTCTCCTATCATCAGAAGAAGGATCCATGCTTGCTGCAAAAGtacagtaaataaaataaaaaatatgtaagGGCCACGTAACTCGAAGAAACATTAAGAAAGCATTTAACCACTATAATTGCTCATCAGACTTCTCATTTGTTGCTTTAAAACTTGAGTTCAGATTGGATGTTGCTGGGTACTTTCAGTATTCTTTAAGTTTCTCCTTATATTTCTGGCTACATGGGACAGTATGCTTATATCCATGCATATCTTGGAGCATCTGACTTGTGTCAGACACTAGTACATTACAGAAATAATGGACTTGAAGTAACTTATCCATCATATTGTAACAAATTACTCCAAGTCTTCCACAACACCAAATTCTCCAATGAAGAATTTATGATGTTATCTATGTTTTGATACAATAAATATCTGAAAGTTATCCTTGGGAGTTTCTTCATGACTCAATAAGTAAACAAAGGACTATTTGCAAAATCCTACATTGTGTGTCAATATCTGGTTCCTTGAACAAATTAACCAACAATGCAAATTTGGCATTTATAGGTATATTCAAAAGCTGCCCTTGTGCTTTGAATACATCAGCAATAAATGACCTCAAACTTAAAGGCATCAAGGCATGAATGGAAGAGAAAAACAAATCCATACACCACAGCACCATCTAAGACATAACAGAAAAAGAAAAATCCGGAGAACCAAAGTCAAAATTGGACCCCCTAAGTATGGTTTTTGTTTCTACATCTCAATGAATAAGTGTTCTTGATTTGTGAGGGTAGATCAGTATTAAGAGAAACTCAGCCTAGCATGAAATTGATGACTGACCAATAATATGTATGCCTGCCATATTGACTGGATTTTGATTCGGTACAATAAGATATAGCAATTGGAAAAGTAGCACCATTACCAAGATTTTCTGTTGAAGTTGACATATCCTTCTTAGAAGCAGGATTCTTAATAACATCAATAGACTGTCCACTGCCAGAAGCTTTTCGTAGCTTAGACTGAAGTACCTTCTTCTCTGAGTTAAATGAATAAGAGAAAACATATAGCAAACATATGGCTATTATAgaatatagagagagagaaacTTAAAATGTaaagtaaatattattatcattaaaacGCCTGGTTATTAGCGTACTTACCTTCTTTAAGTGCTTCAACGGTTGATAGAAAATCCTGACGCTCTTTCTCTAGGCTAGACATTTTCTTTCTGCAAAATTCAGAATGAAAAAGATGTCCTATAACTATTAGAAGAATCAACATGAAAACATATCCAAATGAAAGTCTAAACATGATAATATATAGCAAATGGAAGGAAACAACATTAAACATTTCACACAGGAAACCTACTTAATAAGCACATAACTAACAATTAAATATCTCCCACCCCACAGGCACACatattctttttcttcctttctGGTTCTTTAGTTGtaataagtaacaataataaaTGTTTCTCTACCAATCACAACAAAAGTAACCTTCAATTCTGCACCAAGGAGTTATGTATGAGCTTTATAATCTAGGCAGTTACTTTTGAACACATATGGCAAAAGGCATATATAATTGAAGAAACAAGTAATCAACTCATCCTGAAAATGTAGATCACAAGCCCTTTGGTAAAGAAAAATTACAGCATACTTGAAAGAAGAAATTTCAGCCTCTGTGTTCTCCAATTGCCTCTCCAATTTTAGCTCATTTGACCTTAATCTAAGTGCCTAAAAAGAAAAAAGCAGATGCCAGCATAAATAActttatacaaaaaaaaaaaaaacatgcaatgGAAGATAATCCAAATGCTAGTCATATGGTCTAAACAAGCAAATTAACAAGATCAAAACCATATAAAtataagagagagagagagagagagagagagagagagagagagttaaataaaaactttaaaatcctTTGGGTTCTGTGTAGTAAGGATGGCAAACTATTTAATCTTTCCACTTTTTATCCTTGCTACCAAAAAGTGCTAGCCTTTTATCACATGCCTAAATTACACCTTTAATGTTTAGTACATATTAGCATGTTACAGCCACGCATATTATGCACAGAAGTTTCCCAATCTCTCACCATTATTAACTAGAGGGGCAGATGTTTTATAGAGAACAGAATGATattagaaaaggaagaaaaacttCACACCAATTAAAAAGTTTATTACCTTCTCCTCCAAACCAATGACTTCAGAAGCCAGTATATTGGCACGTTCATCAGCAGCATTACATTCCAATCGTGCATTTGTGAATTCCATTTTAAAAGACTCAAGTTCTGCCTGCAGATATTAAACATTAGACAAGGAAAGAAAACATTAAAAGAATACGCAAAATAAAATGCCAGAAGTTTGTATATTTGTGACACATAAATCTCCTCCACCCATGCAAACATCATGAAACAAAGAACACAAGAAGATAAAATGCAAATCAGCATACACACAGCACCGGATTTTACAAAACAGCACAAAACAGAGCTGCATCCTATTTACCATTCTTTTGCTACCAAAGAGAACCACTGCAAACGAAGGACTTATTGAACTATCAACACTGCATCACCTAATGAGAAGATTACAACATCAAACTACCAGTGCACGCTTTGCTTATTTCCTTGTGAAAATAACACCAACAATGATATAATGCTTTTACTTCCATCATATCATCAGCCATCATAAAAATCTCCACCTTTCTGGATCATTTTTATAGACtaaagtaaatatatatacacacatatatcttCAAACAAAAGAATGCTACTTCTCTTCCTCCTCTAATTAGGAATAATGCCCGTCATAAATTCCTATAAAAACTGTATATCTCATATTCCCTACACTCAAAAACGCAAATTCTCAGCAGAAATCTCCCTGCCCAAGCAGAACATTAAACTTTATTTGGTATTTGGGCAATCATAGCCTTAAAAACCTGTTTGAGCTCAGCTAAAGGGGGAAAAAGCAGTTTGCGAGTGGTAGCACATATCATAAAATGATGAGTGAATCTCATAAACTTGATTTTTTTTGTACCAAGTTCTCTGGTTAACAGGTATGAAGAAAGATGCAAGAAATAGGACCGAAATCTATGTGCATAAGTGGACATATGAAATACACCACACAAACGCACCTAGACTAACCATAAACGCACCTAGACTAACCATATGATATGAATCAAGCAATATGCAGTCCCACAAGATTCAATTATTTTACGAAGAACTTGAGCTGATCATAAGTACCCTAAATATAACATGATACTAACCAGTTGGGCCTTGATTTCTTCCTGCAACTTCTCCATATCGGATTTTAGCTGGTTGACAACACTTCTCTGggagaaaaaaaatgtgtcaaCAGATGGCAAAGGCTTCTTAAAAAGGTTCAGAATAGTGAATGGGACAATGAAAATAAATTGAGTGCCTTTCAGAATTTCATAATATAAGCTGCAATAAAGAAACAACTTCCAGACAAACAGAAGAAGGTTTCTAGAGAATTGGAGTCATTGTCTTTATTGTTTCAAGATATTTGATCTCATTCATGAGCACAcagaaatattttgaaatttaccaTCTATTTTCCTGACCTCAATAATGCTGGTTGCTAGGAAGCCTTCATGCATAGAAAGTTAAAAGATTAAAAGAATAagcaaagaaaatcagatttaagTTATTCAAGGATAACCCAACACATGATAACACTGAaagtattttatatgttaataattatgTAAATGACAAGATAACTATATATATTCACACAGCCTAAGTATGCGCATTAGACAATTGTCTACGACCATGACATTATAGTGATGCCATAAAAGTATTATATTTGGAAACAAACCTGTTGATTGCAACTATCAGTCAAGGATGAATTTTCAGCAGCCAACGATTCTGCAAATGTACGTGTGGCCTCAAGTGCTCGTTGCAATGAAAACTTTTCCTGAGTCAAATCTTCAATATGCTGcagaataagaataaataaatagataaagtCCGACAAAACAATGGAGATCCACGAGAACATCAAAACACAAAACCAACACAATTAATAACATATTAAACATTAtaattttcaacaaaaaaatgCATCTATATTAAAAATTCGAAACATAGAAGGAAGTTTTCATTTCCATGGCTTTGTAAAAAGCTTCAACCAACTATTGCTATATTTATTCACACGTAAGATGCCAACATGTCTTTATGCTTCAAATCTGAAACAGTGCATCATAACGAAATTTCTCAAGCTTATAGTCTTCCTTGCCCGAACTTAGCAGAACCTTAATCCAGCATATGCATCCCCCACAACAAGATGGTAAACACAAGACAGAGATCATACAAGTATGCAAATATAGTTATCCATTGTTTCACCATAAAGGaacaataaattgaaaaacattCAGCTTTATCCCTCAACTAAGCTCTACACTTCCTACCAAGATTTGATACCTCCAACAGTGAAATCATATAATTAAGCACATCAGTCAGGTAAACCATAGTCCTTTTTTCTTTTGCATTCTAGAGATCCAAAAACCTTTTTGTCACGTATTTCTTGTCAGAAGTTAACAAATACCTAAATCCTTATAAAGATATAGAAAACGATAACTTCCATGGCTCTTATAAATTCTATAAAAACTGTATACTAGTAGAAAATTGCAGATTCATAGTGGAATGCCAAACCGTGCAGAAAAGCTGGATCTGTAGTACACTCAACAAGAAAGATACGGTACCTGCTCCAAAGCAGCAAAATCTTCATTGTGTTTGGTTGAGTAGAACTCATGGTTCTTCTCTGAGACATTCTCATTAGCAACATTCAGGCTCAAGAGGTCACCATTATAAACAGGAACCGAATATTGACCAGGATACTCCCTAGCACCAGGAAACTCAGGGAACCCTAGCTTGGAGAAAGTTCCCATAGTTTCAATCTCTGTTGATGGTTTCTCAAACAGGGATGATCCTTTGGTGTTGAAGCTGTTAAATTGTGAACTATGGGATGCAAATGCATTGTTTGTAGTTTTATCATGTTGAAAAAGAGACCCAGAAGAAGCTTTGGATACATTAAGAGAATCAAGGAAAGATGGACGAGATCTCCTAGAAATAGTATCATCCGTGACTGAATGTACTGGCATGTGACTTGAGGAACCTCTGGCATCAAAATTGAACTCTGAAGACCCAGATATTTGCGTGGATGGTCCAAGCACACTTGGAAAATCACTGGATGAACTACTAAAATTTCTTTCTCCAGGATCAGAAATCATAGACCCTCTTATACCCAAGATTGATTGAATAGAATCTACAATTAAACCATGGAACAAAGATAAGATAAATTGAAATTCTAGTCAGTAAATATATCAAGGAtgttcaaacaaaaaaaatcacaaattgAAGATTACCTTCATGAAAAGAAGATAGCACATGGTTAATACCTAGCAAGCTTCCTTCACTGGCCTTATTTTGCAGTGAATTCTGCTGAGATCTTTTTGTAACAAAATCTTCAGAAATAGGAGTTACAACTGCAGAAACCTTCAAAGAACCATCATCTTCTTTTGACTTGGGCTCTAGAAAGTCATTACTGAAACGTTTTGTGTGTAGGCTATCATTAGAAAATGGTCCACCATTCCATGGAGCACCGTATTTCTCATTTTCTTGACTTTTTTCATGTGTCTGCATCTCTGTAATAGATGAATTATAATCACCGCCTAGAAAAGATGGGACTTCAAAGGCATTGTTCGAGTAAACTTGCTGATTTTCACGGGAAACTTCAGttgttttgttgttgttgttaatTGTTTTTAAGGAAGAAGGATTAGGTCCCTCAGATGTACCGGCACCATCTGAGTTAATGGCTCTCACTTGTTCAGTTTCTAACTGATGTTTATCATTTAAGCTAACATCAGTATTGTAAGATTGAGTGGTAGAAGCTACCTTCTTGGCTCTTTCAGCAGCctttttctttcgaaattcttcaAGCTGCAAGATAAGATGTATGAGTTAAAACAACACATGGTACATGCACTCTAGAATTCTTTGTTATTTCAAAATCCCATTTATGCAAAATCATATAACTGAATCTTTTATTGTAGGCATAAATCCAgattaataatcataaaaaatctAATAAACCAAAGGAATTATTTAGGAGGAATGGAGGATTTAACTTATCAACCAACATAACAATGTGCAACATTCAGAGGCAAAAGATAAAACTGTATAAAGGGATTTCTCTTAGTTTTTGAGCCCTaactagcaaaaaaaaaaaacgaaattcTAATGAATTAGTAACCCAGAACCCCCATAAAAGCGTGACCAGAACAAATCAAAAGAAGATTTCTAAACAACCAGAACTGGTCCAACCCAACAAAAATTAGAAATGAGAATACATTACGTGGGAGGAACAGCAACCAGCAACTTTAAACTCAAATCTATCAGTCATGGAACAGAGATACACTGTTCTTTCAGAATTTGTTCTTAAGTTCCAGGCAAGCCGTTCTTACTTTAGTATAGTGTCACATGAAGCTTTTTTCACCCTTTCAGGCATGGATACAAACACTACCATTGCTCTCCATTCAAATGTGATTACACAAATAAGCTTTCAAATTTATTAAGAAAAACTAAAACCTTGGCCTATTCCTTTATTAGCGTCGATGGTAAACCTTACACATTGCAAAGATTATATTTTAATGCATAAAACAGTGAAACTTCCCAAACGTGTAAGCATTAAAAACATTGCAAAACAACATAAACGCCACCGATCAtttcagaaaaataccaaaatatacTCAGTTCCAGTCCTGTTCAGAAAACTTAAATCCTAAATCAAGGACCAGATATGCCTAAAATTCAAAAAAGCGTTGAAACATGGATTGCTTACCACTAAGGAATTACATAAAACTTTAATTAATAACAAATTCAGTCACCGAATCAATAATAAAAACcactaaaggaaaaaaaaaaaaaaggtacccGACGCTTCCCAGCTTCTAAATGCTCTTGTTTCCGCGAACTAGGCAATACCTCAGCCGACGCCATTCCCCACAAAACCCCCCGTCCAAATCTCGTCAATTTAACAATTCTATCTCCAAATTCTCACCACCATTAACTCACAAAGTAAATGCCAATCGGAAAACAACAAGTAAGAAAAGGAGGGAGGTCAGGTCAGATCGGGGAAGGAAGAAAAAAGTTATTTTTTTAAGCGtgggaattttttttttcttttttttttggtcctGTTTTAGGCAAATGTCGTTGTTGAGCTTTTTACTTCTGGATTTTTTTAGTTGTTACTGAACTCGTTTAAAATGAATGGAATTATtaaattttggtcattttgttttaccaattttgatatttaaatttgGTCGAAAcagataattaataaataaattttgtcgggataaaaatggaaaatatttaaatttttccgaaaatatatatatttaagcgtAACCTAGCCGGgtttaaaatgtttaaatatatattttatattattttaatttatttgttaaaattttatatatttatcttaatatttttatgtttagatTATAGTTGTATTATAAATcactataaaattaatttttatatgttagaaattacataatataaaatattacaacTTTCAACAACTTCTTAACTTAATAACAAAAGCATTATGTTTTAAGCATAAGAGATTAAGTTTAATCTCAAGCAACCATTACCCTTATTCTCTCcctcaattattaaaaaaaatttacaacTTTAATAAATAGGTTGGGTCTGAAAATTGAGTTCAATTCttattttaaaaagtttaatttttttgcTCAATTCCGGTTATTGGgtctaataattttatataaaatctctCAAATTTTCTCAAGTTTTAGACAGACCCTTAAACTTTAGTAGTTAACCCAACTTATAAATAAGTCTGATACACAAcaaagaagctctgggtactaaaCTCGAGTTTTACCCTTCATATTTTTTATGTATGGGTGTTCAATAAGTCTCAAGTTTTATCATTTGCAATAGTGATATTAAGTCTCTAATATTGATAAGTTTGTGGTTCTATTCTCCCGCATACAAATGATTTCCATAATAAATGTAACTTACTATATTGTGTTGGAAAAATTAGGTTAATAAAACGATtttagctgaaggttaaattttttgaaaactAAGTCGatttgtaatatttattgtaataaatttttttttgaaaagtattTGTGCTCTGTGTGATATTGGTTTATATCGTTCCTAGCTTTCAATCGAACGATTTTCTTTGCTATTATTGTACCTCAAATTACGTTAAGTGTAAACTCAAGCAACACGAACCAAGCACAtaacaaaaaattatttaaatacttttaataggaaaataattatgtcaataaaaattataattatcaaaatatatattttatttctaacaaaataaattctcactactTTATAACAGAATAATAATACTCTTAACATTATCAAAGGCTCAACCAATTACCTAATCAATGacagttttaaattttttgaaaaaacgaTCCATAACAAACATAAAACTGAATAAATAAAAATCCAAACAAAAGTTAATAACTCAACTGTTTAaatcaatttataaatttttagtacaacttttattaaaatttaatttttatttaaatacttTGGAACCAAATTTGTTCTATATTGGTTGTAATTAAAAGATTCCATTTTTCagttaaattttttaattctcaatttgatattttaaacataaatgtATCATTAACCACTAATTAAtgggtaagttttttttttaagttataatttcttcattgaattattcaaaagttttcctTTAATCTACTAAATTATTTGCTAGTTTTCAATTAAGCCACTAaactgttaagtttttttttttagcgATTCGATGATTAGTATAGTGGATCAGTACCCATTAACGAGTATAAGAACATACCTTAAATTCAAGTCGGTTTGACGGTCAGTatcaaaaatcaaagaaaaaaactTGTTTAAATTTTAGTTCGTAGATTTGTGACGTCTAAAATTGtttcataaataaaaattaaactgtaaaagaaaaggagaaagagAGTTTTCGACTGGCGTAAGCAATGCAAAAAGAGGAAGCCATATAACATCGATTTTAACAGTCTTGtatggcccaaattttgcccggagCCCAATAAAACCAAACTCAAATTAAACCTAGCCCAAAACCCAACAACGTCCAAAGCCCAAACTTAAATGCACCTACCCAAACCTAAGcccaatacccaaaataaaaaaaaaataaaagaaataaaatctaaATATCTTTACTCCACTAAACCACTCCAACCACTCCAACAACTTCACTAAACCACTCCACTAAACCACTCcactaaaccaccccaaccaccCTACTAAACCACTCCACTAAACTACCGCAACCACTCCACTTGCCTACaaaaaatttatttgtaaaatttggctataaaagccattcaagacaaTGTTAGAGAGGgttgtttttgttttttggaaAGTCTAGTTTttagagattaatcaaagatcaaagcaaaagaggtttcttttgtctattctcatcttaagttctttgtttgtttattgttttcctttcaattttattttgtttttttttatacgaaagtaaaaataaaagtaagaagcttacccatattttcattaccgaAAAAGGTTTTTTTTAGGTCCGGCCGCCATGTACGGTGGCGCCGACGGTGGCCCGTGGGGGTCCCTGACCGAAGCAAAGCCGGACCAATGGCCGGATTTAGAAAAGAGGCagaaagagagttgagagctttgttttatttttttttattttattattttactattatttatattattattattatttctcatgtatatattattatttatattattatattataatatgccctctccatatttatttatattattactatcattattgttacttctattatttttatttcgactactattattatatatatatgtattattgtttgtattattattattattatcaccctattgttattactttacttttgtattctaatatattattaatattactcatattttcattatttttgctattactattattattatatattaatgtatattttatgtatatatatatttatatatagtattgtttttattactttaatttaatattttattatatttgctttttgtatttctatatttattattattattattatatagtagtgtgtatttctattatatacatatatatattttatatatagtattattatttactttactttaatattattcttattatcattatatccaacctaataataattctttcataaaagtaatattccgtatttggtaattcgagacaatcgtgccctaacttactgggttttgattttctcctttaacctaaataacggaatactcttttaaatcgcgacatgaattttaaaaaatgcttattctcggagatacgaggtgttgtgctctaacttaccgggtatggcattttgttacctcgaaataagatttttgcaagtaaaggcaatattcggtgttcgagaattcgagaaaacgtgccctaacttactgggtttcgattttcctcgttcaccttaactaactgaataaccttttgaaatacacgaatttttatataaaaggcaagctcgctctcgaaaattcaagatgtcgtgtcctaacttactggatgtgacattttatattgtgagatgataaggtctttaacatttgagcattttttgtaatggcgtaaattcaatgttatcgaacagtggtttcgtaaccacaaatccgatttaaagagaaatttatttcaatatttttgcttgaaaatttatatgataggaaaatcgtatgaaaatattgataggaaaattttatcaatttagtgattagttagaaaaaaaaattattgaagaaattgggtaaaataaggtatcgggacctctatctcgtaaaactgagtcaaaaataattttataaatatttatgaaacattattaatgtggtattaaaaattcgttaggaaattttaatgtttggttaggaaat from Gossypium arboreum isolate Shixiya-1 chromosome 9, ASM2569848v2, whole genome shotgun sequence includes the following:
- the LOC108456919 gene encoding protein BLISTER-like isoform X2, whose amino-acid sequence is MASAEVLPSSRKQEHLEAGKRRLEEFRKKKAAERAKKVASTTQSYNTDVSLNDKHQLETEQVRAINSDGAGTSEGPNPSSLKTINNNNKTTEVSRENQQVYSNNAFEVPSFLGGDYNSSITEMQTHEKSQENEKYGAPWNGGPFSNDSLHTKRFSNDFLEPKSKEDDGSLKVSAVVTPISEDFVTKRSQQNSLQNKASEGSLLGINHVLSSFHEDSIQSILGIRGSMISDPGERNFSSSSSDFPSVLGPSTQISGSSEFNFDARGSSSHMPVHSVTDDTISRRSRPSFLDSLNVSKASSGSLFQHDKTTNNAFASHSSQFNSFNTKGSSLFEKPSTEIETMGTFSKLGFPEFPGAREYPGQYSVPVYNGDLLSLNVANENVSEKNHEFYSTKHNEDFAALEQHIEDLTQEKFSLQRALEATRTFAESLAAENSSLTDSCNQQRSVVNQLKSDMEKLQEEIKAQLNLSLLKWNSQMHDWNVMLLMNVPIYWLLKSLVWRRRKKMSSLEKERQDFLSTVEALKEEKKVLQSKLRKASGSGQSIDVIKNPASKKDMSTSTENLASMDPSSDDRRMNNSNDASGLSLLHDDEQFEASSVYIPPDQTRMIQNINSLISELTLEKEELTQALSSELSQSSKLKELNNELSRKLEAQTQRLELLTARSMASEHIPARQPESQIMHDNTPYADEGDEVVERVLGWIMKLFPGGPSRRRTNKHIS
- the LOC108456919 gene encoding protein BLISTER-like isoform X4: MQTHEKSQENEKYGAPWNGGPFSNDSLHTKRFSNDFLEPKSKEDDGSLKVSAVVTPISEDFVTKRSQQNSLQNKASEGSLLGINHVLSSFHEDSIQSILGIRGSMISDPGERNFSSSSSDFPSVLGPSTQISGSSEFNFDARGSSSHMPVHSVTDDTISRRSRPSFLDSLNVSKASSGSLFQHDKTTNNAFASHSSQFNSFNTKGSSLFEKPSTEIETMGTFSKLGFPEFPGAREYPGQYSVPVYNGDLLSLNVANENVSEKNHEFYSTKHNEDFAALEQHIEDLTQEKFSLQRALEATRTFAESLAAENSSLTDSCNQQRSVVNQLKSDMEKLQEEIKAQLAELESFKMEFTNARLECNAADERANILASEVIGLEEKALRLRSNELKLERQLENTEAEISSFKKKMSSLEKERQDFLSTVEALKEEKKVLQSKLRKASGSGQSIDVIKNPASKKDMSTSTENLASMDPSSDDRRMNNSNDASGLSLLHDDEQFEASSVYIPPDQTRMIQNINSLISELTLEKEELTQALSSELSQSSKLKELNNELSRKLEAQTQRLELLTARSMASEHIPARQPESQIMHDNTPYADEGDEVVERVLGWIMKLFPGGPSRRRTNKHIS
- the LOC108456919 gene encoding protein BLISTER-like isoform X1 is translated as MASAEVLPSSRKQEHLEAGKRRLEEFRKKKAAERAKKVASTTQSYNTDVSLNDKHQLETEQVRAINSDGAGTSEGPNPSSLKTINNNNKTTEVSRENQQVYSNNAFEVPSFLGGDYNSSITEMQTHEKSQENEKYGAPWNGGPFSNDSLHTKRFSNDFLEPKSKEDDGSLKVSAVVTPISEDFVTKRSQQNSLQNKASEGSLLGINHVLSSFHEDSIQSILGIRGSMISDPGERNFSSSSSDFPSVLGPSTQISGSSEFNFDARGSSSHMPVHSVTDDTISRRSRPSFLDSLNVSKASSGSLFQHDKTTNNAFASHSSQFNSFNTKGSSLFEKPSTEIETMGTFSKLGFPEFPGAREYPGQYSVPVYNGDLLSLNVANENVSEKNHEFYSTKHNEDFAALEQHIEDLTQEKFSLQRALEATRTFAESLAAENSSLTDSCNQQRSVVNQLKSDMEKLQEEIKAQLAELESFKMEFTNARLECNAADERANILASEVIGLEEKALRLRSNELKLERQLENTEAEISSFKKKMSSLEKERQDFLSTVEALKEEKKVLQSKLRKASGSGQSIDVIKNPASKKDMSTSTENLASMDPSSDDRRMNNSNDASGLSLLHDDEQFEASSVYIPPDQTRMIQNINSLISELTLEKEELTQALSSELSQSSKLKELNNELSRKLEAQTQRLELLTARSMASEHIPARQPESQIMHDNTPYADEGDEVVERVLGWIMKLFPGGPSRRRTNKHIS
- the LOC108456919 gene encoding protein BLISTER-like isoform X3, which gives rise to MASAEVLPSSRKQEHLEAGKRRLEEFRKKKAAERAKKVASTTQSYNTDVSLNDKHQLETEQVRAINSDGAGTSEGPNPSSLKTINNNNKTTEVSRENQQVYSNNAFEVPSFLGGDYNSSITEMQTHEKSQENEKYGAPWNGGPFSNDSLHTKRFSNDFLEPKSKEDDGSLKVSAVVTPISEDFVTKRSQQNSLQNKASEGSLLGINHVLSSFHEDSIQSILGIRGSMISDPGERNFSSSSSDFPSVLGPSTQISGSSEFNFDARGSSSHMPVHSVTDDTISRRSRPSFLDSLNVSKASSGSLFQHDKTTNNAFASHSSQFNSFNTKGSSLFEKPSTEIETMGTFSKLGFPEFPGAREYPGQYSVPVYNGDLLSLNVANENVSEKNHEFYSTKHNEDFAALEQHIEDLTQEKFSLQRALEATRTFAESLAAENSSLTDSCNQQRSVVNQLKSDMEKLQEEIKAQLAELESFKMEFTNARLECNAADERANILASEVIGLEEKALRLRSNELKLERQLENTEAEISSFKKKMSSLEKERQDFLSTVEALKEEKKVLQSKLRKASGSGQSIDVIKNPASKKDMSTSTENLASMDPSSDDRRMNNSNDASGLSLLHDDEQFEASSVYIPPDQTRMIQNINSLISELTLEKEELTQALSSELSQSSKLKET